AGCTGCCAGGGGCCCCGGGCCGGCCGGTAAGCTTTGGGGCTACTGGCCCCGGCACGGTGCGTGGCCGGCAATGCGGCCACTGAAGGCCGGGCAGCAGGAGCCGCCACCTGAACCCGCAACTGCTCGATGAGGTACCCTAGCTGCTGAATGCGCTCGTCGAGGGCCTGGTTGCGGGCGGCGGCTTGGGTGGCTTGCTCGGGCCGCTCGGAAGGGGTGGGGGCGGCGGGCCGGGCCAGCTGGGCGCGCAATTGGGCAAACTCCTGCTCGTGAGCGGCCTGGTGGCGGGCAGCGGCTTGCCGATGCTGGTGCAACTCGGCCAGCAACTCCCGCCGCAACTGCTCGTGCTGGGCCAGCGCGGCGGCCGTGGCGTCGCCATAGGGCGGATCGGCGGGCACGTCGGCTGCCCCCAGCCACTGCCACAGCTGCCGCGCCTGTTGCGCCCAGAAGCCCGCGGGGGCCCCCGGCGTTGCGTCAAATTGCTCGGGCGAATTTGATTCATCCTCCGCGCCAAACGCGGCTTGCCAGCGCTGGGCCAGGGCCTCCAGCGCCTCCGCATCGAGGGTGCGGGCCGCGGCGCGGGCGGTTTGCAGGCGCCGCGGCAACTGCGCGGGGCCCCGCACGAGCTGGAAATCGCCGGCCGTTTGGCGCAGGTGCTCCTCCGCTTCGTTGCCAAACGTGACGGGCATGGCAAACACCGCCGCGCCGGCCAGGGGCGGGGGCTCCTGGCCCAGCTCCGCCCCGAGCCAGCCGGCCACGGCCGCTTGCTGCTGCCAGTAGTGAGCGTAAGGATTATCGGCCCCGCCGCGGCTGGCCAGGGGCTGGCTGTTGAGCTGCCAAGCGCCGTGCGCCAGCGCGGGTACCCGCAGCGAGCCGTTCTGTGGCACGAGTACAAGCGCCGTGGCCTGGTACGGCCGCAGTACCAGCGCGTCAAGGTCAATGGCCAAGCCACCGGGCAGCGCCGCCAGGTTGCCCAGCAGCAGGGTGGTGGGGCCCCCGGCGGCCGCGGCGGCCGCCAAAGCCGCACGTACAGCCTCGTACTGGGCCTGTTGGGCCGCGTCGGCAAAAGGCGCTAATAGGCAGTGGTACAGCATGGCAGAGGGCGCTTAGGGGCTATCGGCGGCGGCCACCGGCCTGGCCCCATTGCCCGGCGAATTTACGCAGTTCGCGAACAGAAGCCGGTGGCCCGAAGCGGGTTCGGTAGCGCGGACGCTGCGAGTCCGCGTTGCTCGGTTCGTCCTGCTGGTTATTGTCGGGCAGCCCTTCAACCGCGCGGACTAGCAGCGTCCACGCTACTTGCTAGTGGCGGTTGTCGTCATCGGCCAGCATGCTGAGGTAGCTGTCGTAGCGGGGCAGGGCCATGCGGCCGGCATCCACGGCTTCGCGCACGGCGCAACCGGGCTCGTGCACGTGCTGGCAGTTGTGGTAGCGGCACTGGTTGAGCAGGGCGCGCATTTCGGGGAAGTAACCGGCCAGCTCGGCGGGCTTGATGTCGACGAGGCCCAGCTCCTTGATGCCGGGCGTATCAATGATGTACGTGCCGGGGCGCACCTCCAGCATTTCGGCAAAGGTGGTGGTGTGCACACCCTTGTCGGAAAACTGGCTGATTTCGGCCGTTTTAATGTCCAGATCCGGCACCAGGGCGTTGATGAGCGTGCTTTTGCCCACGCCCGAATGGCCCGATAGCAGCGAGGTTTTGCCGTCGAGCAGCGCATCCACGGCCGCCACGCCGGCGCCGGTGCTGGCCGTGCACGCGCAGCTGCCGTAGCCCAGCGAGCGGTACATGCCGGCAATTTCCTCCTGGTAGGCCAGCCCGTCGGCATCGAGCAAATCGGCCTTGTTGAACACCAACACCACGGGAATGTGGTAAGCCTCAGCCGTCACCAAAAACCGGTCGATGAACCCAAACGACGTGGTGGGCGATACCAGCGTGACCACCAGCAGGGCCTGGTCGAGGTTGGCGCCCACGATGTGGGCGTGGCCGGTGGTGTGCACCGAGCGCCGCACGATGTAGTTGCGGCGCGGCGCGATGTGCGTAATCACGGCCGCGCCCTCGGCCTGCTGCTCGGGCTCGAAGGTCACCAAGTCGCCCACGGCCAGCGGGTTGCTCACCTTCAGGTTCTTGATTTTGAACTTGCCCCTCAGCCGGCAGCGGTACAGCTGCTCGGTGGCCGCGTCGCGCACCACGTACCACGAGCCGGTAGATTTTACAACGGTGCCGGTCATTCTGAATTGATAGGATTGGTGAGTAGTAACGCGTAGTAACGCGGCTGCCGAACTAGCGGGAGGCATTTAGGGCCCCCAGCGCGGCCATGATGCGCGCCGTGGCCCCGGCCTGCTGGTGCACGTAATCGAGGGCCTGGTCCTGCATTTTGAGGCGCCGGGCTTCGTCGGCTAGCAGGCGGGCGAAGGCCGTTTCCAGCTCGGCGGCGGTGCGCACGGGCGTGGCGCAGCCCAGCGCCACCAGGTCCACGGCTTCCTGGAACTTGCCGTAGGTAGGCCCAAAAAACAGCGGGAGGCCAAAGGCGGCGGCCTCCAGCGTGTTGTGCAGCCCCTTGCCAAACGCTCCGCCGACGTAGGCAAACTGCCCGAAGCGGTAGAGCTGGCTGAGCAGCCCCACGTTGTCGAAGAGCAGCAGCCGGGCCCCCGCCACGGTGGCCGCCGTGGCCTGCGAGTAGCGCAGTACCTGCCCCGGCAGCACGGCTTCTATTTGCCCCAAGTGGCCTTCCGTGATTTCGTGGGGGGCCAGCAGCACCCGGATGCGGCCGGCGTAGCGGCGCAGCAGGGGCCCCAGGGCGGGCAGGTCTTCGGGCCAGGCGCTGCCCACCACCAGCACCGGGGCCCCATCGGCCACGAAGGCCTCTACGAGCGGCAGCGGGCGCGGCGGGGCCAGGGCCGTGGCCGCCACGGTGTCGAAGCGGGTGTCGCCGGCCACGCTCACGCGGGTCAGGCCGTGCTGGCGCAGCAAGTCGGCCGAGGCCTGGTTTTGGGTGAAAATGTGCGAGAGCTGGCCCAGAATTCTCCGAAAGAAGCCGCCCCAGGGTTTGAAGAATACCTGCTCGGGCCGGAAGATGGCCGACACCACCACGGCCGGCACGCCCCGCCGCCGCGTTTCCGTCAGGAAGTGGTACCAGAATTCGTACTTCACAAACACGGCCAGCTGCGGCCGCACGGCGTTGAGGAAGGCACGGGCATTGGCCCGGGTGTCGAGTGGCAAGTAGAAAACATAATCCGCCCCCGGCCAGTCCTGCCGCACCGTGTAGCCCGAGGGCGAGAAAAACGTGAGTACGATTTTCGTGCCCGGGTGGGCCCGGCGGTAGGCCGTCATCAAGGGCCGGCCCTGCTCAAATTCGCCCAGCGAAGCGCAGTGGAACCACACCCGCGGGGCCCCATCGGCGGCCAGCGCCGCGCCGATGCGCGGCAGCAGCCCGCGCCGCCCGGCCACCCAGGCCGCCGCTTTGGGTACGAAGGGCGCGGCCAGCCGCAGCAGCAGCGCGTAGCAGAAAAGGGCGAAGTCGTAGAGCAGCGTCAAGGCCGCGAAATTACGGCCGAAAAAAAAACGGCCGGAGCCAGGGCCCCGGCTGCTTTTTCGGCGTCAAAAAAATTGGCGCCTTTACCGGGTGGGGTTCAAGGCGGCCTCGCCCTCGCGCCAGTCGGCGGGGCACAGGGCCCCGTGCTGCTCGTAGTGCTGGAGGGCATCCACCATGCGCAGGGCTTCCTGGGTACTGCGGCCCAAGGGGCCGTCGTTCACCGCCTGGTGGCGCACGATGCCGTCGCGGTCGATGAGGAACAGGCCGCGGTTGCTGGTGGGCGTGCCCACGAAGCTCATTTCGCCCTGCTCATTGTAGTCGAAGTGGCCGGCCAGCATGTCGTAGTTGGCCGAAATGGTTTTGGTGGCGTCGGCCACCAGCGGGTAGGTTACGCCCATGATGCCGCCCTGCTCGCGGGGCTGCCGCAGCCAGGCGCGGTGGCTCTGGTGGCTGTCGGTGCTGCACGCCACCACGGCCACGTTGCGCTCCTCAAACTTGGGCAGCAGGTTTTGAAAGGCCAGGATTTCGGTGGGGCACAGCAGCGAAAAGTCGGCCGGGTAGAAGTAGAAGATTACGTGCATCTTGCCTAGGTAACGGTCGAGCGAAAAGTCAT
This genomic stretch from Hymenobacter sp. PAMC 26628 harbors:
- the rsgA gene encoding ribosome small subunit-dependent GTPase A; translation: MTGTVVKSTGSWYVVRDAATEQLYRCRLRGKFKIKNLKVSNPLAVGDLVTFEPEQQAEGAAVITHIAPRRNYIVRRSVHTTGHAHIVGANLDQALLVVTLVSPTTSFGFIDRFLVTAEAYHIPVVLVFNKADLLDADGLAYQEEIAGMYRSLGYGSCACTASTGAGVAAVDALLDGKTSLLSGHSGVGKSTLINALVPDLDIKTAEISQFSDKGVHTTTFAEMLEVRPGTYIIDTPGIKELGLVDIKPAELAGYFPEMRALLNQCRYHNCQHVHEPGCAVREAVDAGRMALPRYDSYLSMLADDDNRH
- a CDS encoding peroxiredoxin; protein product: MAVLVGKRAPSFRATAVIDGDIENDFSLDRYLGKMHVIFYFYPADFSLLCPTEILAFQNLLPKFEERNVAVVACSTDSHQSHRAWLRQPREQGGIMGVTYPLVADATKTISANYDMLAGHFDYNEQGEMSFVGTPTSNRGLFLIDRDGIVRHQAVNDGPLGRSTQEALRMVDALQHYEQHGALCPADWREGEAALNPTR
- a CDS encoding 3-deoxy-D-manno-octulosonic acid transferase; amino-acid sequence: MTLLYDFALFCYALLLRLAAPFVPKAAAWVAGRRGLLPRIGAALAADGAPRVWFHCASLGEFEQGRPLMTAYRRAHPGTKIVLTFFSPSGYTVRQDWPGADYVFYLPLDTRANARAFLNAVRPQLAVFVKYEFWYHFLTETRRRGVPAVVVSAIFRPEQVFFKPWGGFFRRILGQLSHIFTQNQASADLLRQHGLTRVSVAGDTRFDTVAATALAPPRPLPLVEAFVADGAPVLVVGSAWPEDLPALGPLLRRYAGRIRVLLAPHEITEGHLGQIEAVLPGQVLRYSQATAATVAGARLLLFDNVGLLSQLYRFGQFAYVGGAFGKGLHNTLEAAAFGLPLFFGPTYGKFQEAVDLVALGCATPVRTAAELETAFARLLADEARRLKMQDQALDYVHQQAGATARIMAALGALNASR